The Triticum aestivum cultivar Chinese Spring chromosome 7B, IWGSC CS RefSeq v2.1, whole genome shotgun sequence genome window below encodes:
- the LOC123157633 gene encoding probable protein phosphatase 2C 57 isoform X1, with protein sequence MEELRLGGGGGRGKPPIPSSASARKSVLSRHASFARGPLSSTKSETERTFESTDVEYIPVVRSGGWADIGSRSSMEDVYICCDNFLQDFGPENCEEGPSSFYGVFDGHGGKHAADFVCSNLPRFIVEGDGFPGEIEKAVSSAFLQTDAAFADACSVNSSLASGTTALAALIIGRSLLVANAGDCRAVVCCRGKAVEMSRDHKPSCNREKMRIEASGGYVYDGYLNGLLNVARAIGDWHMEGMKACDGLGPLSAEPEVMMRNLTEEDEFLIIGCDGIWDVFRSQNAVDFARRRLQEHNDPVACCKELVDEAIKRKSGDNLSVVVVCFNSIAPPVLTAPRPRVQRSISAEGLRELQGFLDSLAD encoded by the exons atGGAGGAGCttaggctcggcggcggcggcggcagggggaaGCCGCCGATCCCGTCGTCGGCCTCGGCGAGGAAGTCGGTGCTCTCACGGCACGCATCCTTT GCGAGGGGCCCTTTGAGCAGTACAAAATCTGAAACAGAGAGAACTTTTGAAAGCACAGATGTTGAATATATCCCAGTTGTACGGTCTGGAGGCTGGGCTGACATTGGGTCAAGGAGCTCAATGGAGGATGTCTACATTTGCTGTGACAACTTCCTGCAAGATTTTGGACCTGAAAACTGTGAAGAAGGGCCCAGTTCATTTTATGGG GTTTTTGATGGGCATGGTGGAAAGCACGCTGCAGACTTTGTGTGCAGCAATTTGCCAAGGTTCATCGTTGAGGGTGATGGTTTTCCGGGGGAGATCGAGAAAGCTGTCTCCTCAGCATTCTTACAGACTGATGCTGCTTTTGCAGATGCTTGCTCTGTGAACTCCTCTCTTGCATCTGGCACGACTGCGCTTGCTGCTCTCATCATCGGGAG GTCACTTCTGGTGGCAAATGCTGGTGATTGTCGAGCAGTTGTATGTTGCCGTGGAAAGGCGGTTGAGATGTCCAGGGACCATAAGCCATCTTGCAACAGAGAGAAGATGCGCATTGAAGCCTCGGGTGGTTATGTTTACGATGGATACCTGAATGGGCTGCTGAATGTTGCTAGAGCAATTGGGGACTGGCACATGGAAGGAATGAAAGCATGTGATGGTCTTGGGCCTCTTAGTGCGGAGCCGGAGGTGATGATGCGGAATCTTACTGAGGAGGACGAATTCCTGATCATCGGCTGCGACGGGATCTGGGATGTATTCCGCAGCCAAAATGCGGTAGACTTTGCACGCAGGAGGCTTCAAGAGCACAATGACCCTGTCGCCTGCTGTAAAGAGTTGGTCGATGAGGCCATCAAGAGGAAGAGCGGCGACAACCTTTCCGTAGTTGTCGTCTGCTTCAACTCCATAGCGCCTCCTGTCTTAACAGCTCCCAGGCCTCGCGTGCAGAGAAGTATATCCGCAGAAGGCTTGAGGGAGCTGCAGGGCTTCCTCGATAGCTTGGCGGACTGA
- the LOC123157633 gene encoding probable protein phosphatase 2C 57 isoform X2, with translation MLNISQLYGLEAGLTLGQGAQWRMSTFAVTTSCKILDLKTVKKGPVHFMGFLMGMVESTLQTLCAAICQDACSVNSSLASGTTALAALIIGRSLLVANAGDCRAVVCCRGKAVEMSRDHKPSCNREKMRIEASGGYVYDGYLNGLLNVARAIGDWHMEGMKACDGLGPLSAEPEVMMRNLTEEDEFLIIGCDGIWDVFRSQNAVDFARRRLQEHNDPVACCKELVDEAIKRKSGDNLSVVVVCFNSIAPPVLTAPRPRVQRSISAEGLRELQGFLDSLAD, from the exons ATGTTGAATATATCCCAGTTGTACGGTCTGGAGGCTGGGCTGACATTGGGTCAAGGAGCTCAATGGAGGATGTCTACATTTGCTGTGACAACTTCCTGCAAGATTTTGGACCTGAAAACTGTGAAGAAGGGCCCAGTTCATTTTATGGG GTTTTTGATGGGCATGGTGGAAAGCACGCTGCAGACTTTGTGTGCAGCAATTTGCCAAG ATGCTTGCTCTGTGAACTCCTCTCTTGCATCTGGCACGACTGCGCTTGCTGCTCTCATCATCGGGAG GTCACTTCTGGTGGCAAATGCTGGTGATTGTCGAGCAGTTGTATGTTGCCGTGGAAAGGCGGTTGAGATGTCCAGGGACCATAAGCCATCTTGCAACAGAGAGAAGATGCGCATTGAAGCCTCGGGTGGTTATGTTTACGATGGATACCTGAATGGGCTGCTGAATGTTGCTAGAGCAATTGGGGACTGGCACATGGAAGGAATGAAAGCATGTGATGGTCTTGGGCCTCTTAGTGCGGAGCCGGAGGTGATGATGCGGAATCTTACTGAGGAGGACGAATTCCTGATCATCGGCTGCGACGGGATCTGGGATGTATTCCGCAGCCAAAATGCGGTAGACTTTGCACGCAGGAGGCTTCAAGAGCACAATGACCCTGTCGCCTGCTGTAAAGAGTTGGTCGATGAGGCCATCAAGAGGAAGAGCGGCGACAACCTTTCCGTAGTTGTCGTCTGCTTCAACTCCATAGCGCCTCCTGTCTTAACAGCTCCCAGGCCTCGCGTGCAGAGAAGTATATCCGCAGAAGGCTTGAGGGAGCTGCAGGGCTTCCTCGATAGCTTGGCGGACTGA